A section of the Chryseobacterium ginsenosidimutans genome encodes:
- a CDS encoding peptidoglycan-binding protein LysM: MTKQIAIAALTIGAIILGTNNVQAQNTTATTTVNITLNDVISIDAGSTAIGNTVDFNYVTAADYNSDQTITKANSLKVTSTKNFNVKVKAGGANFMNGTNLIPVNVLTIKAATAAGTMGGTKTAVVLSATDQTLVTNAPLGSALTLNLDYTIPAAKSSSSDILGKPAGTYTQTVTYTATAL; the protein is encoded by the coding sequence ATGACAAAACAAATTGCAATCGCAGCCTTAACTATTGGAGCAATCATATTAGGAACTAACAATGTTCAGGCTCAAAATACAACCGCTACCACAACAGTAAACATTACCCTGAACGATGTGATCTCTATCGACGCGGGAAGTACTGCAATTGGTAATACGGTTGACTTTAACTATGTTACTGCAGCGGATTATAACTCTGATCAAACGATTACTAAAGCCAACTCTTTAAAAGTTACTTCAACAAAGAACTTTAACGTTAAAGTAAAAGCAGGGGGCGCAAATTTCATGAATGGAACCAACTTAATCCCTGTCAATGTGTTGACGATCAAAGCTGCTACAGCTGCCGGAACCATGGGAGGAACAAAAACCGCTGTAGTTTTATCTGCAACGGATCAAACTTTAGTTACAAATGCTCCGCTTGGAAGTGCTTTAACACTGAATTTGGACTATACCATTCCAGCAGCGAAATCATCATCTTCTGATATCTTAGGTAAACCGGCCGGAACTTATACGCAAACCGTTACGTATACCGCGACTGCTTTATAA
- a CDS encoding Fn3-like domain-containing protein, whose amino-acid sequence MRKFIHLFIFFILTGSSSILAQSISMSPTRLFFTGNPGEKVTQTVTLQNSSDKDYVFNLNYKDWVREEDGNKVYLDAGSSKTSNAAWVSTLENAVTVPAKSTKEIVVTMQIPANASKSAVTNSMLFFTQLPQQADQARIQNGIGIITLFEVGLHIFYTPPGNQVKSLDIANIAEVSAENAGNRKVAVSIHNDGNTINDATVEFELTNTDSGKEIKLPAISISMLPDTNQVVQFSLPENISGNYLGVAIIKMAGSNDLRVGEKNFKF is encoded by the coding sequence ATGCGCAAGTTTATTCACCTTTTCATTTTCTTTATCCTAACAGGGTCTTCTTCAATTCTGGCACAAAGTATTTCTATGTCGCCTACACGGCTATTTTTCACTGGTAATCCAGGAGAAAAAGTGACACAAACAGTTACGCTTCAAAACAGCTCGGATAAGGACTATGTTTTTAATCTCAACTATAAAGATTGGGTTAGAGAAGAAGATGGAAATAAAGTTTATCTTGATGCAGGCAGTTCAAAAACTTCTAATGCCGCTTGGGTGTCCACCTTAGAAAACGCTGTAACAGTTCCTGCGAAAAGCACAAAGGAGATTGTAGTAACCATGCAGATTCCGGCAAACGCATCAAAGTCTGCCGTTACAAACAGCATGTTGTTTTTCACACAACTTCCTCAGCAGGCAGATCAGGCACGAATTCAGAATGGGATTGGTATTATTACCTTATTTGAGGTTGGACTTCACATCTTCTATACACCACCTGGGAACCAAGTAAAAAGCCTGGATATTGCAAATATTGCAGAGGTTTCTGCTGAGAATGCAGGAAACAGAAAAGTTGCAGTAAGCATCCATAATGACGGAAACACGATCAATGATGCGACCGTTGAGTTTGAACTGACCAATACCGACAGTGGTAAGGAAATAAAATTACCAGCAATTTCCATCTCTATGCTTCCTGATACCAATCAGGTCGTTCAATTTTCTTTACCGGAGAACATTTCAGGGAACTATCTTGGCGTGGCTATTATTAAAATGGCAGGATCCAATGATTTACGCGTAGGCGAAAAAAACTTTAAATTTTAA
- a CDS encoding peptidoglycan-binding protein LysM, with translation MKKQIVIAVLSLGALAIGTNHVRAQYSDHVGTSVNIILADVISIDEGSVASEGTVDFNYVNTTDYNSSKSVTVPNSLVINSSKNFDVKIKSDGANFVSGANTIPVDVLQVKAISGGSLMGTMNEVTLSTSDQVLVSNASLGSKQALNIAYSISAEKASKVLLGKPKGAYTQTVTYTATAL, from the coding sequence ATGAAAAAACAAATCGTTATCGCTGTGCTATCTCTAGGAGCACTCGCAATAGGAACTAATCATGTTCGGGCACAATATTCTGATCATGTGGGTACATCAGTCAATATTATTTTAGCAGATGTTATTTCAATCGACGAAGGAAGTGTTGCTTCAGAAGGCACTGTAGATTTTAATTATGTGAATACAACAGATTATAATTCTTCAAAAAGTGTAACGGTACCCAATAGTTTAGTCATAAATTCCTCCAAAAATTTCGATGTAAAAATAAAATCTGACGGCGCAAATTTTGTAAGTGGCGCAAACACTATTCCTGTAGATGTATTACAGGTAAAAGCGATATCGGGAGGAAGTTTAATGGGAACTATGAATGAGGTAACTTTATCTACAAGCGATCAGGTTCTGGTGAGTAACGCAAGTTTAGGTTCAAAACAAGCTTTAAATATTGCTTATTCTATTTCGGCAGAAAAAGCATCAAAGGTTCTTCTAGGAAAACCTAAAGGAGCCTATACCCAAACAGTAACTTATACTGCGACCGCATTGTAA
- a CDS encoding helix-turn-helix domain-containing protein, which produces MLCCYFFSNKSFTFYTNLTQQQFAKKAGVALSVVRKIEQEKNLINESKCKFYEIDFFLE; this is translated from the coding sequence ATGCTTTGTTGCTATTTCTTTAGTAATAAATCGTTCACCTTCTACACCAATCTTACACAGCAACAATTTGCTAAAAAAGCTGGTGTAGCTTTGTCAGTAGTTCGGAAAATAGAACAAGAAAAGAATCTTATAAATGAGTCAAAGTGTAAATTCTATGAAATAGATTTTTTTTTAGAATAG
- a CDS encoding peptidoglycan-binding protein LysM, which produces MTKQIAIAALTIGAIILGTNNVQAQNTTATTTVNITLNDVISIDAGSTAIGNTVDFNYATAADYNSDQTITKANSLKVTSTKNFNVKVKAGGANFMNGTNLIPVNVLTIKAATAAGTMGGTKTAVVLSATDQTLVTNAPLGSALTLNLDYTIPAAKSSSSDILGKPAGTYTQTVTYTATAL; this is translated from the coding sequence ATGACAAAACAAATTGCAATCGCAGCCTTAACTATTGGAGCAATCATATTAGGAACTAACAATGTTCAAGCTCAAAATACAACCGCAACAACAACAGTAAATATTACCCTGAATGATGTGATCTCCATCGATGCGGGAAGTACTGCAATTGGTAATACGGTTGACTTTAACTATGCTACTGCAGCAGACTATAACTCTGATCAAACGATTACTAAAGCAAACTCTTTAAAGGTTACTTCAACGAAGAACTTTAACGTTAAAGTAAAAGCAGGGGGTGCTAATTTCATGAATGGAACCAACCTAATCCCTGTCAATGTGTTGACGATCAAAGCTGCTACAGCTGCCGGAACAATGGGAGGAACAAAAACCGCTGTAGTTTTATCTGCAACTGATCAAACTTTAGTTACAAATGCTCCGCTTGGAAGTGCATTAACACTGAATTTGGACTACACGATTCCAGCGGCAAAATCATCATCTTCTGATATCTTAGGTAAACCGGCCGGAACTTATACGCAGACCGTTACGTATACTGCAACAGCTTTATAA